In the genome of Parafrankia irregularis, the window GCACCACCCGTCACACCCGGGGAACACCCCACCACCGCCCTCGCCGACGACACCGAACACGTCGCACCAGACGCCGTCACCACCCGCAACGGCGGCCGGCTCAACCTCGGCGAATCCCTCTTCGTACTCCTCCAGAACCACCCCGCCGCCTAGCGCGGAGATGCTGGCCGAGTCGGAGTCGCCCCTTTCGTCTTCGCGGGGTCCGGGAGACATCCCGGTGCGTTGCGAGGGGCGGGTTGGCCCGCTATGGTCAGGAACATTCGGATCGACGTCGATGTCGACATTGATGTCGGGGCCATTGTCCTCAAGGGAGCAGCCATGTCCGTCGACGTCGACCGGCGCGGTCCGGTCATGGTGGTCACCATCAACCGGCCAGAGGCGGCCAACGCGCTCGACGCGCCCACCATGTCGGGGCTCGGCCACGCGTTCGAGCAGGCGGAGAAGGACGACGAGGTGCGTGCCGTCGTCCTGACCGGTGCGGGTGAGCGGGTCTTCTGCGCGGGCATGGACCTGAAGGCGTTCCTGTCGGGCACCGTCGCCGACATCGACGGTCCCGGGATCGGCATCTTCACCCGGCGGGTGTTCCCGAAGCCGATCATCGGCGCTATCAACGGAACTGCCGTCGGTGGCGGCTTCGAGCTGGCACTGGCCTGTGATCTGCTGGTGGCCGCCGAGTCGGCCCGCTTCGGTCTGCCGGAGGTCAAGCGCGGCCTCATCGCCGCGGGCGGGGGCACCCGGCTGCCCCAGCGGATCCCGCTGCCGCTGGCCCTGGAGCTGGGGCTGACCGGTGCTCCGGTCAGCGCCGCCAGGCTGGGGGAGATGGGCCTGGTCAACAGGGTCGTCCCGGTCGCCGAGGTGCTGCCCGTCGCGTTGGAGCTGGCTGACCAGATCGCCGCGAACGGGCCACTGGCGGTGCAGGTCACCAAGGCGATGATGGTCGGCGAGCTGACCGCCGCCGACTGGGACGGCATCGCGGCGACCGTCGCGCCGGTGTTCGGCAGCGAGGACGCCAAGGAGGGGGCCCGCGCCTTCGCCGAGAAGCGTCCGCCGAACTGGGTCGGCCGCTGAGCCACGACGCTGCGTCCACGCTCCGTCCACCTGCCTGCCTGTCTGCCTGTCACGAGGAGGAGTCGCCGTGTCCGATCCGCGTTGGGTGACCAGGCCGGTTCCCGGCCAGCTGGCGGATCAGTGGCGAAGCCGCGGGCTGTGGGACGACACGCCGATGGGCGTGAAGATCGACGCGGCGCTGCGAGCCCACGCCGAGCAGACCGTCCGCATCCACTCCCAGGAACGGCCGTGGGCGGGGACGTTCGGTGACCTGCGGGCGCAGGCTCTGGCCCTGGCGGGCGGGCTGTCGGCGCGTGGCGTGCGGGAGGGGGACGCGGTCGCGTTCCAGCTTCCGAACTGGGTCGAGGCCGCGGCGGCGTTCTACGCCAGCACCTTCCTCGGCGCGGTGGTCGTGCCGATCGTGCACTTCTACGGCCCGAAGGAGGTCGGCTACATCCTGCGCCGGACGGAGGTCACGGCGTTCGTCACGGCCGCCGGCTTCGGCCGCCGTGACTACCTGGACGACCTCGAGAGCGTCTGCGCCAACGCGCCGTCGTTGAAGGTCGTCGGCGTGGTCGGAGCCTACGTCCGGCGGCTGCCCGCCGGTGCGGTCACCTTCGAGGAGCTCACCGGCGGGCCCGCGCTGGCCGAACCAGCCGCGCCTGACCCCGACGCGCCGGTGCTGGTCGCGTACACATCCGGCACGACGGCCGACCCGAAGGGCGTCATCCACTCGCACAACACCCTGGGAGCGGAGGCGCGCCAGCTCGGCGCGATGGGCGCCAACGGTGGGCTGCCGTCGCTGACCGGCACACCCGTCGGCCACTTCATGGGGATGATCGGCGCGCTGCTCATCCCGGTCCTGCGGGGCGACTCCGTCGACCTGATCGACGTCTGGGATCCGGCCCGGGTTCTCGCGACGATGCTCGAGTACGGGCTGACGGCCGGCTCGGGCGCGACCTACTTCCTCACCAGCCTGCTCGACCACCCGGACCTGACCGACGAGCATCTGCGCTACCTGCGGTTCGCCGGGCTTGGCGGTGCGGCGGTGCCCGTCGCCGTCACGGAGAAGGCGAAGGCCGCCGGGGTCTCCGTCGTGCGCATGTACGGCTCGACGGAGCATCCGTCGATCACCGGGTCGCGTCACGAGCACGACGAGCGGCTGCGCCTGCGCACCGACGGCGTCGCCCTCGACGGCGTCGAGCTGAAGCTGCTGGACGACGAGGGCCAGCCGGTCGCCGTCGGCCAGCCCGGCGAGATCTGGAGCCGGGGCCCGGACTGCTGCATCGGCTACACCGACACGGCGCTCACCCGCGCCACCTTCGACGCCGACGGCTGGTACCGCACGGAGGACATCGGCGTTCTCGACGCCGACGGCGCCCTGACGATCACCGACCGCAAGAAGGACATCATCATCCGCGGCGGTGAGAACATCAGTGCCGCGGAGGTCGAGGAGCTGCTGCTCAAGACCATGCCCGAGGTCCTGGAGGCGGCCGTGGTGGCGGTTCCCGACACCCGCCTCGGGGAGAAGCCGTGCGCGCTGCTGCGCCTGGCACCGGGATCGGCCGTGCGGGACGTCGACGACATCCGCGAGCTGCTGCTCGCCGCGGGACTCGGCCGCCAGAAGCTGCCCGAGTTCGTCGAGGTCGTCGAGGACTTCCCCCGAACCTCCACCGGAAAGATCATCAAGGCGCAGATCAGACGGCAGATCGCGCCGCGCTACACCGCGTAGGCCCCCCTGCTCGCGCGTACCGCCCGGACGTACGCGCGAGCAGGGGAGGCCTGGCTGCCTATGCTCGCGGCAGGCCGAGGAGCTGGCGGCCGATCAGGCCGCGCATGATCTCCGAGGCGCCGCCGGAGATCGTCAGGGCCCGACCCCAGAGGAAGTTGTGGTACCAGCGGTCGGCGACCGCCGCCCCGGCCTCGTCGATGGCGACCGACGAGGTGATGATGCCCATCGCGATCTCCGTCAGGGCGACGTTGGTCTCCGTGTAGGCGAGCTTGGCGACGGGGCCGTCGCTGGGATGCTCGTCGTCGACCAGGATCCGCTCCACGGTGTCGCGCACGATGAGCTTCACCTCCTCGACGCGGGCGAGCGCCTCGGCGAGGGTGGCCTGGGTGTCCTCATGCTCCAGCGCGGCGGTGCCGTCGGGGAGCCGGGCGGCGCGGGCCAGCGCGACCAGGTCGTCGAACATCCGCTCCAGCTGCAGCGAGTTCGCGCCGACGAAGGCGCGTTCGGACGCCAGCCCCGAGGTGACGACCTTCCAGCCGCCGTTCACCTCGCCGAGCACGTGCTCGGGCCCGAGGCGGACACCGTCCAGGAAGACCTCGCAGAACTCGGCGTAACCGGTCATCTCGCGAATCGGCCGGATCTCGATGCCGGGCAGGTCCATCGGGATGACGAACGCGGTGATGCCGGCGTGCCGGTTCACGGACGGGTCGGTGCGGGCCAGCAGCATGCCCATGTCGGCCCACTGGGCGTCGGTGCTCCAGATCTTCTGACCGGTCACGGTGAACCCGTCCCCGTCCCCGGCGGCGTCCGGCTCCGCGCGGGTGCGCAGGGAGGCCAGGTCGCTGCCGACATCCGGCTCGCTGAACAGCTGGCACCAGACGTGCTCGCCGGCGCGGATACGCGGCAGCAGCTGGGCCTTCTGCTCGTCGGAGCCGAACTCGATGATGGCGTGGCTGGCCAGCATCACCTGGTCGAGCGGCCGGTAGACATCGCCGCGGATGAGCTCCTCCATCAGCACCAGGTCGTGCTGGGGGAGATGGTCCGCGCGGCCACCCCACTGCACCGGCCAGCCGGCACCGAGGAAGCCGGCCTCGTACAGGGCCCGCAGCCATTCCCGGATCGCCCGCTCCTCGTCGGCGTCCGCGGGGACCCGTACCCCCTCGCCCTGCATCGGCACGCCGTGCTCGGCGATGAAGGCACGGACCCGGGCGCGGTACTCCTCGAGGTCAGTGCGCATCGGTCCATCCTTCGGTGTCGGCGAGCGAGCGGGCGGCCGCTCGCGGGTTCGCGGCGAGGCGGGCGTCCTGGTGCACCCGGCGCTGGTAGAGGTGCAGGCCGTACTCCCAGGTGAAGCCGATGGCGCCGGTCAGCTGGAGCAGGTCGTGCAGGATGTGGCCGGCGCCCGAGCTGACGCTCAGCGAGGCGAGGGCGACGGCCCGCCGGATCCGCCGCGCCCGTGCCTGCTCCTGCGCCTGTGACGGCGCGTGTGACGGCGCCTGCTCCTGCGACTGGGGCTCGGCGTCGAACTGCCGGGCCGCCTCATGGACGAGCAGCGCCATGCCGCGGACCCGCACGGCGTGGTCGGCGAGCCGGTGCTGGACGGCCTGGAACCCGCCGATCGGCCGGCCGAAGGCCTGGCGCTGGCCGGTGTAGGCGACGGTGCGGTCCAGCGCCCGCTGGGTGCCGCCGATCGCGTCGGCGGCGAGGAGCAGCTCGTACAGTGCGTCGGCGTGAACCGGTGCCGCGATGCGCTGCCCGCGGCCGGCGGTCACCGTGACATCCGCGCAGGTCCTGGTGATGTCGAAACCGTGCCGGGACGGTTCGCCGCTCCAGTCGCCAGGGTCGGCCAGGAGCAGTAGCTCGTCGCGGGTGCGGTCGAGGAGCAGCAGCGCGTCGGCGTCGGGTCCGCCGTCGACCAGCCGGGCGGTCCGACCGTCGGGACCGAGCCGGCCGAACGCGCAGATGCGTGCGCCGGCGGCGATGTCGTCGAGCAGCCCGCCCACGACCGGATCACCGCCGGTGCCGGTGGCCCCTGCGGTCTGCGCGGTCTCGGCGCTCTGCGCGGCCTCGGCGAGAGCGTGGGCACTCGCGGTGAGCCCGGCGAACGGGCTGGGATGCAGAGCGGCTCCGAGCTCCATGGCCGCGGTGACGGCGGCGTCGACCCGCAGGCCGAAGCCTCCCCGGGCCTCCGGAACGCAGAAGCCCGGCAGGCCGAGCTCGGCCAGGGGCTCCCACCGCTCACGCCAGGTGGTCTCGACCGTCGACGGAAGCTCCTGCCAGACGGTCCCCAGGGTCCCGCGCAGGGCGTCGCGAAGCGCGACGATGTCGTCGGAGGCGAAGGTGGTAGTCAGAACGGCGTCAACTCCTGTGCCTTGCCGGCTGCCGAGGCGTACCAATCTCGACATTGGTGTCAACATTGATACTCTTGCGCCCCGATGCCCCCCGTCAAGTCGCGGTGGCGGCCAGGCCGGCCCCGGCAGTCGTGATGTCGTCGCTCCAGTGACCGCTGCCCACCGAGGGCTGAGCGCACGCCAGGCCTGCCAGGGACGGTGCCGAATCGGCGCTATTTCACCGCCAACGGATTCAGGGGTGTCCCCACGCCGTTCGCGACCTTCAACGCCGGCGCTGCCAGGAGGAACTCATAAACTCCGTCGGCTGCGCAGTCCGCGGCGAGCGCCTCCAGGTCGAACATCTCACCGAGTGTCATCCCCATGTCCCTGATGAGGACGTAATGCACCGGCATGATGGCACCCGGATCGCCGGTCGGATACCGCTCGACCGCCCAGTTGTCGGCCGCCAGCGCCGCCACGTCGTGCTCACGAAGCCACTCGCAGCACTCCAGGGTGAGGCCGGGCTCGCCGCTCATGAACTCGGCGGCCGAGCCCTCGGTGAACCGCCGTGTCCACCCGGTACGCACGAGCAGGATGCTGCCGGGTGCCAGGGTGACGCCCTGGCGGTCGAGGGTCGCGTCCAGTTCGCCTGGGCTGATCCCGTGGTCCGGCGCCAGGCAGTCGACGCCGTGGAAACGCGCCACGTCCGCGAGCACGGCCGGCCCGATGACCCCCCGCGCGATTCGGTCGATGGCGAGCCTGTCAGCTCCCTGCGGGGTGATC includes:
- a CDS encoding crotonase/enoyl-CoA hydratase family protein; this translates as MSVDVDRRGPVMVVTINRPEAANALDAPTMSGLGHAFEQAEKDDEVRAVVLTGAGERVFCAGMDLKAFLSGTVADIDGPGIGIFTRRVFPKPIIGAINGTAVGGGFELALACDLLVAAESARFGLPEVKRGLIAAGGGTRLPQRIPLPLALELGLTGAPVSAARLGEMGLVNRVVPVAEVLPVALELADQIAANGPLAVQVTKAMMVGELTAADWDGIAATVAPVFGSEDAKEGARAFAEKRPPNWVGR
- a CDS encoding AMP-binding protein, with product MSDPRWVTRPVPGQLADQWRSRGLWDDTPMGVKIDAALRAHAEQTVRIHSQERPWAGTFGDLRAQALALAGGLSARGVREGDAVAFQLPNWVEAAAAFYASTFLGAVVVPIVHFYGPKEVGYILRRTEVTAFVTAAGFGRRDYLDDLESVCANAPSLKVVGVVGAYVRRLPAGAVTFEELTGGPALAEPAAPDPDAPVLVAYTSGTTADPKGVIHSHNTLGAEARQLGAMGANGGLPSLTGTPVGHFMGMIGALLIPVLRGDSVDLIDVWDPARVLATMLEYGLTAGSGATYFLTSLLDHPDLTDEHLRYLRFAGLGGAAVPVAVTEKAKAAGVSVVRMYGSTEHPSITGSRHEHDERLRLRTDGVALDGVELKLLDDEGQPVAVGQPGEIWSRGPDCCIGYTDTALTRATFDADGWYRTEDIGVLDADGALTITDRKKDIIIRGGENISAAEVEELLLKTMPEVLEAAVVAVPDTRLGEKPCALLRLAPGSAVRDVDDIRELLLAAGLGRQKLPEFVEVVEDFPRTSTGKIIKAQIRRQIAPRYTA
- a CDS encoding acyl-CoA dehydrogenase family protein, coding for MRTDLEEYRARVRAFIAEHGVPMQGEGVRVPADADEERAIREWLRALYEAGFLGAGWPVQWGGRADHLPQHDLVLMEELIRGDVYRPLDQVMLASHAIIEFGSDEQKAQLLPRIRAGEHVWCQLFSEPDVGSDLASLRTRAEPDAAGDGDGFTVTGQKIWSTDAQWADMGMLLARTDPSVNRHAGITAFVIPMDLPGIEIRPIREMTGYAEFCEVFLDGVRLGPEHVLGEVNGGWKVVTSGLASERAFVGANSLQLERMFDDLVALARAARLPDGTAALEHEDTQATLAEALARVEEVKLIVRDTVERILVDDEHPSDGPVAKLAYTETNVALTEIAMGIITSSVAIDEAGAAVADRWYHNFLWGRALTISGGASEIMRGLIGRQLLGLPRA
- a CDS encoding acyl-CoA dehydrogenase family protein, whose product is MSRLVRLGSRQGTGVDAVLTTTFASDDIVALRDALRGTLGTVWQELPSTVETTWRERWEPLAELGLPGFCVPEARGGFGLRVDAAVTAAMELGAALHPSPFAGLTASAHALAEAAQSAETAQTAGATGTGGDPVVGGLLDDIAAGARICAFGRLGPDGRTARLVDGGPDADALLLLDRTRDELLLLADPGDWSGEPSRHGFDITRTCADVTVTAGRGQRIAAPVHADALYELLLAADAIGGTQRALDRTVAYTGQRQAFGRPIGGFQAVQHRLADHAVRVRGMALLVHEAARQFDAEPQSQEQAPSHAPSQAQEQARARRIRRAVALASLSVSSGAGHILHDLLQLTGAIGFTWEYGLHLYQRRVHQDARLAANPRAAARSLADTEGWTDAH
- a CDS encoding cyclase family protein, which gives rise to MTRDFRAVGRDLSNWGRWGADDEIGTLNLITPARVAAGAALARTGRVFDLGYTLSSKGPQIGLGGRVNPVHLMSMTGQSVYPDGAGFADDFIVMPLQCATQWDGLAHVFYDGFCYNEVPASSITPQGADRLAIDRIARGVIGPAVLADVARFHGVDCLAPDHGISPGELDATLDRQGVTLAPGSILLVRTGWTRRFTEGSAAEFMSGEPGLTLECCEWLREHDVAALAADNWAVERYPTGDPGAIMPVHYVLIRDMGMTLGEMFDLEALAADCAADGVYEFLLAAPALKVANGVGTPLNPLAVK